TCGTGCGACGGGACATCTTGGACGCGGGCGCACCCTGCGGCGCGGTGTCGGTCATGCGGTGTACCTCCCAGCGGCGAGCATGGGCAGCGGGACGTGAAGGGGCGGTGGCCCGCTTGCGCCGTGCCACCGCCCCGTGCGCTCCGGATGTCGGCCTCTCGGGTCCGGCCGGCGGCACCGTTGACCGGTTCGGCCTCGGTGCCCCTCAGGAGTCTCCCTCTCCTCACCTATCGAACCGCGGTCGCCGCTCGTCCGCTTCGGTCCCTCGACGGGAGACCCGATCGACCTTCCGGGTCGCTGCTTCGCCTCTTTCGGCTCGGCAAGGTCATCCTATCGAGCGCGTCTTAACGGATTCCCACCGGAATCCAAACGCGCGGAAGACGCTGGTCACGAGAGCAGCGGAGCATCGTCCTCCATGGCGAGCACCTGCTCGTAGAGCTTCACGGTCTCCCGGGAGGGGTCCAGCCCGAGGTCCTCGACAAGCTTGCTGCGGCATGCGAAGTACGTCTCGATGGCGGCGCTGCGCTGCCCGGTCGCGATCTGGTGACGGAGCGCCGACTGGTACAGGTCCTCGCGCCACGGGTCCTGAGCGAGGCCGGCCCGCGCGAACCGCAGCGCGCGCGCGGGGTCATCGAGCTTCTCCGCGAGCGCGGACGCCTCTGCCATCGCGGCGCCGAACTGGTGGCGGTAGTCGTCCCGGACGGCCGTGAACCAGTCGTCGTAGAGATCGCCGGGCAGCAGTTCGCCTCGGTAGATGTCAGCGAGGCGCTCGTAGCACTCGAACGCAGCGGCGTTGACGCCGTCATCGACCGCGTGGCGCGCCGCGAGCAGTACCTCGTCGAACTCGTCGAGGTCGGTCCGCACCGCCTCGGGCTTCACGCGGCAGATCCCGCTCGCGTTCTCGAACCACGGGAACGCGACGCCGCGGGTCGAACCGGGCACGAGCGCCGCCTTCATCGCGCTCCACGTGACGTAGAAGTTGTTGCGCGCGCGGCCTTCGGGCAGATCGGGCCAGAGGCGCTCGTACACGACCTCGCGCGCGACATCCCGGCCGCGGCGCACCACGAGCATCGCGAAGAGCAGCCGCGCCTTGCGCTTGCACCACGCCTTCTCGGAGACGACGCCGGTCGGGGTAGTGACCTCGAGCCCTCCGAGGAGACGGACACGAAGGTGGTCGGCGGCGGGGAGCGCACCGGCGGCCGCCCCGGGCGCCGTCGTCGGCGCGGCCGGCAGCGCGCGCGCATCGAATCGCGCGCGACGCGCGAGCGTCGAAAGCTGCTCCGGCGTGAGGAACTCCCGCGCAAGCGGCATCGAGAGCGCGAGGTGCTCCGGGCGCAGGAGGCGCAGCATGCGGATGGGGACACGCTCGGAGCCGAGCGCGGCTGCGATGGCGCCGAGGAGGCTCGGGAAGGTCCGGATGTACATCGAGGCGGCCCAGTTTGCGTTGCCGGACAGCAGGTAGTCGGCGCTCGCGAGCGCATGCGCCACGGCCGCGGCATGGTCGCCCTCGATGCGGGCGATCTCCGCGAGGACGAGGTCGGCGATGAGCGCGACGTGCGAGGCGCCGTGCTCGCGCGCCCAGCGCCCGGCGGAGACGACGTGGCGAGCCGCGTCGACGTCGCCCATCGCGAGAAGGGCCGCGCGCATGAGGGCGGAGGCACGCTCTGCGAGCACGGGAATGCCGAGCTCGACGGCCTGCTCGAAGGACTCTTCCGCGTGGGCCAGCGCCGAATCGTGGTCACCCACAGCCATCTGGAGCACCGTTGTGCACATCTGGTTGTCGCATACGCTCGCGCGGTCGCCAAGCCGCGCGCACTCATCGAGTGACCTTGCCGCGAGAGCCAGCGCCTCTTGAGACTTGCCTTCGTCGAACAGCAGCACCGCCTCGGCACTCCAGAATGTCGGTGATGGTGTTTGCCCGCAATCGCGCCGGCACTGCTCGGCGATTGCCTCGTACACTCGTCTCGACTCGTTCATCCGCCCCACCTCCATGAGGCATGTCGCGAGGTTGCCGCGCAGGTACTCACGAGTGCTTGCGGACGTCGGAACGGACGAGAGTGCGCTCTTGAGAACCCGTATCGCCGATGCGAAATCGCCAGTGCCCGCCACCAGACTGAATGCCACTAGGTTGGCGAATCTCGCACCGATCTCCGAAGTGGCGCACTGCGATACCGCCAGCTGCTGCCTCGCGTCACGCACGCGCTGCGCTGCAGTTTCGGGATTTCCGACCAACGCAGCAGCGACTGCACCGACCCCCAAGGTCAGCGCCCAAGTGTTCACCTGAAGTCCAGATTCTCCGCTCGCGAACAACCTCTCCAGCAACGCGGCCGCCTCGCCAAAGTGACCGCGATTGACCTGCATCCTCGCGCAGAGCAGGAGCGCCTCATCCGCGGTCTGCACATCGCCCTCTTCCGCGGCGAGGCGATGTGCCGCCATCGCCTTCCTCAGCGTCGACTCCAGTTGCTGCTTCTCCTCGTCCACTTGCGCAGCCACGAGAAGCACGCGCGTTTGCATCGCTTCAGACGGACCGAGGATGTCGAGGACCGAGGCAACTGTTGCACCGTGTCCCTCCGCTATCAGCCGTGATCCATGGGCAGCGACGAATGCAGCGATGGGTGCTGTCGATTCCCGCTTCGTCATGAGCTCCAGCGCTCGCGCATGACGCCCTCGCATCACCAGGCGACTGACGACCTGCTCGTCGAAGGCGCGAGTGATGCGTGCCTCGCGGACGTATGCCCGGGACGCGTACACCTCTTGAGCTAGGTCATGGACGGAGAATGTGCCGCCGACGTGCGCAGGCTCGACGTGCAGCAGCGGCACGCGCTCGCCCACGCTCGCTAGCACGTGTCTGGATTCATGGCCGACCATCTCGGCCACATCTGCACACAGCCCGCTCCCCATCAGCGCGGCAACGTGGAGCGCCTCTCGCTCCAGTGCATCCATGCCCTGCGTGCCGAGTCGAATGAGCAGCAGACGCACGTCGTCGCAGTTCGGAATGGTCGGCGAGCCGCGCCAGTCATGCTGGTGAGTGTGCCGAGCAACGACTGCGAGTAGCGCGGGTTGCCCGCCCGTCGCGCTCACCAGTGGTTCGATGACCCCGGAGGGTGGTGCCTCGCAGTCGAGCGCCACGAGCAGGGCTGCTGCTTCTCTGACCCCGAAACGCAGGTCAGCAGGTCCGAGCCGACAGCACGACGCAGCCGCGGAATCGTCTCCCATCATCCTGGACGTGACGACCAACAGCACCCGCTCTGGCGCTGGGCGGCGCAGCGCCGCAGCGAGTCGCTGCAGATCCGCACGACACGGAAGCGATGTGTCATCGACGACGACGCACAGTGAGCCCCTCCGCGCGCCTCGAACCGCGTTGCCGACCAGGGTGATCAGCTCGTCCTCGCTGCACGCTGAGGTCGCTGTTCCTTCACCCTGCAGTTCGACCACGTCAGCGCCCAGACGCCTCGCGACCACCGCGTACAGCGCCTTGGGGGTCGGCGGCAGTTCCGTCGCCGAAATCCAGATCGCCTCGTCGAACAGTTCGGTCGCAATCTGGGCGGCGAGCACGCTCTTCCCGTACCCGGAAGGCGCCGACAGTAGCAGCAGGTCGACCCCCAGCGACGACACCATCTTCAGCAGCCGGTCACGCCTGACGGTCGCGCCGAAGTTGGGAACTCCCGAGACTGAATCCGCCCGCTTGCGCGCGCTCACAAGCACCTCCCTGCCGGGAGAACTCCTGAGGGGTGGCAGGCCCGTCGAACAGTAGACCTACCGGTGCGCTGCTTCAAGATGTCCCCGTTCCCCCTGCCTCATCCCCCACGCGACCAGCACCGCCACTCCGGCACCCATCGCAAGGTCTCCGGGACTCAATACCGCGCGCAGCCCCGAGAGCGGCACCACGTCCCCGAGCCACCACAGCCGTGCGCCATCGGCCGGAACGTGGAACGCCGCGCCTGCGAGCTTGCTCAACGCCTCGCCGCCGCCACCCGCCCGTATCACCGCCTGCTCGGCCACCGGCATCCCGCCGTTCAGCACGATCACGACGGTGTTCGCCAGCAGCCCCGCTCCGAGCAGTACCGCACCTGGCACCCGCACATTCAGCCAGCAGAGCCACAGCACGACCGCCATCATCACGGCCCACACTATGAGCAGCGCATCGTGCCAGCGGGTCCCGGCATACTCGAACACCCGGGGGATGAGCGCGGTCGCAAGCACGATGGCTGCGAGCGGCCCCTCGCCGCGCAGCCGCAAGCCCACGAGGTTCCGCACCCGCCCACGGAGCAGCCAGCCGGCGAGCACGCCTGCGACGAGCGAGATCAGCAGGATCATGCGCTGAGCCTCGCGCCCGGAGCGAGCAACCGCCAGACGGCACGCTCGACCGGCTCCCGCTCGTTCGTTGACAGGATCGCGCCCATGGCGTCCTGCGAGTAGATGCGCACCGCAGCGGTCTCATGCTTGATGAGGTCATCCAAGTTGCTTGCGCGGCACACGATGTACGCGAGTAGACGGTCGCGCTCCGCCGCATCCTCGCTCCGGCCCGCGCCGTCGCACATCGCGAGCACAGGCAATACGTCGGCGAGGAACTTGACGTCCGCGAGCAGCTCGGATGGGCGCGTGCCCGGCACGACCTCCTCGCCCTCAGCCGTCCCGATGAGATCGACGTCGTGCAGCAGCGCCGCGTAGCCCAGCCGCTCAAGGTCACGTCCGTGCAACCCGAGCTCGATCCCGATCGCGCGTGCGAGCGCCGCCACCCGGTCGGCGTGACCCTGCCTGCGCGGATCGTGCGCCTCGACCGCGGCGGCAAGTGCGGCCATCGTCGCCTGGTATGCGCCCCGGATGTCGAGCAGCAGCGAGAAGGACTGCCGCATCACTATGAGCAGACCGGACATCAGCAGCAGTCCCCACGCGCCCATGTCCGGGAAGAGGATCGCGGTCAGGGCGGAGACGGACACGTAGGCGCCCCACATGAGACCCTGCAGCCGCAGGCCGCCGGCGAAGAGCCGCGCCATCGACTGGTGATGTCGTGAGGCGGTGTACGCCTGGAGGAGTACCGCGTCGGTCAGCACCGCGGCGCTGGCGGCAAGGATGTACGCGGCCGTGCTCGGGCCACGGATCGGCTCCCATGCCACTAGCCACGCATACGCGAGCCCAGCTACACCGAGGCCGATGATCCGCCGGCTCAGCAGGTGGAGCAACTGATCCGAACGGTCAAGGCGATGACGGAAGATGTGAGCTATGACCCGCGCGAGGCACGCCATGCCCATGGCGGGCACTGCGCCAATGATGAACACCGCTCCGATTGCGAGCGCCTGCGCGATGTCTGCGCTGTCGCCGTGCGGCAGCCACACGTCGAACACGCTCAGCAGGAGCAACGCGGCGCCGATGAACGCAACGTCGAGGATTGTGACTCGAACCGTCCCGGTCCCCGCCGCAAGCACGACCATCACCAACGCGCCTACGAGCTCGGCCGCTAGGAATGACCGCCCGAGCCTAGGCATCGTTGTCCACCACCGCTCCGCTCACAGCCGGCCTGCCAGCGACGGGCTGACGGAACGGCTCGTGGTCACCGACGAGCGGAAGGAAGAAGCCGACCAGCCGCGGATCGAACTGGCCGCCGGCGCCGAGCCTGAGCTCAGCGGTCGCCGCATTCACTTCAAGCGCAGCGCGGTACGGGCGCTCGGTCGTCATGGCATCGTACGAGTCCGCCACTGCCAAGATACGGGCCTCGAGCGGCACGGCATCCCCAATCAGCCCGGTCGAGTACCCGCCGCCATCGTAGCGTTCGTGATGCGCAAGCACTCCAGGCACGATGTCGGCGAGATACGGCACCTGCTCGAGGATCCTCGCGCCGATCTCGGGATGGTGGCGGATCTCCCGGACCTCCCAAGGATCGAGTTGTGCCGCCTTGCCCAAGATGCTCGAACGGATCCCGACCTTGCCTAGGTCGTGCAACAGCGCAGCGAACTCCAGTCGCTCGACCAGACGCTCCGGCATGCCTGCGGCACGACCGAGAGCGACCGCGTGCGTCGCGACTCGCTCCGAGTGTCCGCGCGTGTACGGGTCTTTGGCCTCGATGGCCGCAACGAGCGAGCGCACGGTGTCGAGATACGCGTCCCTGAGCCCGACATAGCGCTGGTAGAGCTGGCGAGCAACCATGAGCGGGAAGAGGAAGAGCGCTAGGGCCAGCGGCGTGAGCGCCAGCACCCTGGCGAGCGGCCATCCAAGCATCGCGAGCGCAGCCTGCGCGCCCAGAGTCCACGAGACGTTGCTCCTCCACACGCGTGCGAGAGGTACAGAGAGTAGCAACGACACGCCTACGGAAGACAGCGACACGTTGAGCAGGAGCGCCGTTGTCACCAGCACGATCAGGCGCGCTGCAGGAGTCGCAGTCCAACCGTGCACGCCTGCCTGCGCGGCTGGTGCGAGGCTTCCGAGCAGTTCGTACGCCCAGGAGGCGCAGCCAAGCGACGTGCTGAGCAGGCCAAGATTCGCCGCGAAGATCCACGGTGAACGCCGGCGCGCGATGTCCTGGTAGTTCAACGCGGATGATGCAGCGACCATTGCGGCACCGGTAGGTCCCAGCAGTATCGCGGCGGCGACCCACACCGGAAGCGAGATGGATGTGCTACCTCCGGCAGGCAACTCGACCGCGAGGGACTCGGATAGGACGGATACCATGCACAGCAGCACAAACACCCGCAAGTCACCGAGCGGCCTCGCAGCCCAAGAAGCCGCTGTGAGCACCGCGCCGAGCAGTACCACCGTCGCGGCAAACACGCGGAAGGGGCGGGGGGTGCCATCAGTCGTCATGGCACTCCTCCGCCCCCGTGAAATCGGCCAGTGCCTTGGGTCGCCCTAGATGCGGTAACCCGCGCCCGCGCTGAGCAGAACCGCGGCGAGCGAACCGAGCAGAAACACGATGCGCTTCATTGTGAGAAGACCCCCTGTCATGGTGCTTCAAGGTCTTCTCCCATCCCGCTAGCGACGGAAGAACGCTGTCCGCTCCGCTCGATCGATGGCTGACAGTGTCCGGTGTTGCGGGATTCAAGGCGCCGGCCCAAACCTATGACGTTTTCAAGAACGTGAGACGCCGGTTGATGGCGTCGAGGGTGGCTCGCACGATCGAGTCCTGCTCGCTCTGGCGCACGAGCGCCGAGCCACAGAACGCCTGCTCGCCGAGTTGCGACATCAACTGCACGCACGATACCGCCGCGCGCTCGCGCCCGAGCTTGACCATGTCGACGTCCTCGAGCGCGAAGCGGATCAGTCCGTGCGTGTACGCGACGATCGCTTCCAGCGTGGCCTCGGCGACGATGCGCATGCGCCCCGTCTGCGTGGCCGGTCCCGACGCGCTGCCTTCGTAGAGCTCCCCCTCCAGCTCGAGCACCACATTCGCCGACGCGATCAGGTCCTCGACGTTCTGCTGGATGGCGTGGATGCGGGCCCTCTGCCCCTCGGCAGGATGCACCTCCTCTTCGGGCAGAGAGGTGTCCGCGAGCAGCGCGATCGAGATCTTGCGATGGTCGAGCGGGATGCCGAACCGGGCCATCACGGCCGACTCGATGTCGCGCACGACCTGCTTGGGGGACTTGGTGGGCAGGGCCAGCACGTGCACCTCGGTGATCACGTGATCCGAGGAGGTGACGACGCGCGCGGCCTTGACCCCCGCGACCTCGCAGAGTGCCTCTTCTATGTCCATTACTGCGACTGGAGCTGCGTCTGGTTCCACGTCCGGCCCCTCTGCCGGGAAGTGTGACGCCCGTCACACTTTCGGTGAGTGTATGGAACGCGACGCGGGGGTGTCAATCTGGGCGTCTGAACCCTGAACGAGCCTGAAACGAACGGCGGCCGGAGCCTCCACAGCCCCGGCCGCCTCGCTTTCGCTTCCCCGCTCGCTTCGCGGGGCGTGCCGCTCAGCTGGTCTCCGCTCGCGCGGGCCTTCGCTGTCGACTACGCGTTCACCGGCTGCAGCAGGCCGTAGTCCCCGTCGCGGCGCCGGTAGAGCACGACCACGTCGCCGCTGGACTCGTCG
This genomic window from Actinomycetota bacterium contains:
- a CDS encoding HD-GYP domain-containing protein → MTTDGTPRPFRVFAATVVLLGAVLTAASWAARPLGDLRVFVLLCMVSVLSESLAVELPAGGSTSISLPVWVAAAILLGPTGAAMVAASSALNYQDIARRRSPWIFAANLGLLSTSLGCASWAYELLGSLAPAAQAGVHGWTATPAARLIVLVTTALLLNVSLSSVGVSLLLSVPLARVWRSNVSWTLGAQAALAMLGWPLARVLALTPLALALFLFPLMVARQLYQRYVGLRDAYLDTVRSLVAAIEAKDPYTRGHSERVATHAVALGRAAGMPERLVERLEFAALLHDLGKVGIRSSILGKAAQLDPWEVREIRHHPEIGARILEQVPYLADIVPGVLAHHERYDGGGYSTGLIGDAVPLEARILAVADSYDAMTTERPYRAALEVNAATAELRLGAGGQFDPRLVGFFLPLVGDHEPFRQPVAGRPAVSGAVVDNDA